Proteins found in one Rhodobacter capsulatus SB 1003 genomic segment:
- a CDS encoding reverse transcriptase domain-containing protein, with product MQDEFDFTTKDLKHYPHFDAPLSLREIRRLVTSPERVAANSFYPFFLYEESWQPYRSADAAKPDKKTRPIRYGARRDAYIFAFYRRKLSRLYEARLRTLGIEDCPIAYRQVSKSGLGGGKCNIDFAKDAFDEIDRLGDCVAVALDIKGYFENLDHRRIKQIWCDLLGVAELPPDHYAVFKNITKYHFVDQRTTYRRLGYFGLRERNGEMIDGFLRPYRDMPKQLCSNADFRAKICGGDPAYPSIIKKNDKPHGVPQGAPISDLIANFYLLEFDVVMAAYARARGGRYMRYSDDILLILPGGASEASAAVAFATAEMLNHGPELRIKDSKTCVAQFERVAGALRFQHLAQRPDEPAKNGFEYLGFRYDGRCVYVRDSTISRFFGKVAGAAKRDGRRHVEANPAMDAGDLIRAFDFSLFSQRFSRVKKEKLTDDYRSWTFYSYLKRSAEAFGPKGDRILKQARGFDDFMKARVSGAIVTAAAKRKAPAKTAA from the coding sequence ATGCAAGACGAGTTCGACTTCACCACCAAGGACCTGAAGCACTACCCCCATTTTGACGCCCCCCTCTCGCTGAGGGAAATCCGCCGCCTTGTCACCTCGCCAGAGAGGGTTGCGGCCAATTCGTTCTACCCGTTCTTCCTCTATGAGGAGTCATGGCAGCCGTACCGCTCTGCGGACGCAGCGAAGCCTGACAAGAAGACGCGCCCGATCCGGTACGGCGCCCGGCGCGATGCGTACATCTTCGCATTCTACCGGCGGAAGCTGTCGCGCCTCTATGAGGCGAGGCTTCGCACCTTGGGCATTGAGGACTGCCCCATTGCCTACCGCCAAGTTTCCAAGTCGGGACTGGGCGGCGGGAAGTGCAACATAGACTTCGCCAAGGATGCGTTTGACGAGATTGACCGGCTGGGCGACTGCGTTGCCGTCGCGCTCGACATCAAGGGTTACTTTGAGAACCTCGACCACCGGCGCATCAAGCAAATCTGGTGCGACCTGCTGGGCGTGGCTGAGCTTCCGCCCGACCACTATGCAGTCTTCAAGAATATCACCAAGTACCACTTCGTTGACCAGAGGACCACCTACAGGCGGCTGGGCTACTTCGGCCTGCGGGAGCGGAACGGGGAGATGATCGACGGCTTCCTGCGGCCCTACCGCGACATGCCCAAGCAGCTCTGCTCCAATGCTGACTTCCGGGCGAAGATATGCGGCGGGGACCCTGCCTATCCGTCCATCATCAAGAAGAACGACAAGCCCCATGGTGTGCCTCAGGGGGCGCCGATTTCAGACCTCATCGCCAACTTCTACCTTTTGGAGTTCGACGTGGTCATGGCGGCCTATGCTCGCGCCCGGGGTGGGCGCTACATGCGCTACTCTGACGACATCCTCCTGATCCTGCCCGGGGGTGCCAGCGAGGCCAGCGCCGCCGTCGCCTTCGCCACGGCGGAGATGCTGAACCACGGCCCCGAGTTGCGGATCAAGGACAGCAAGACCTGCGTGGCACAGTTTGAGCGTGTTGCGGGGGCGCTGCGCTTCCAACACCTCGCGCAGCGCCCGGACGAACCCGCCAAGAATGGCTTTGAGTACCTTGGCTTCCGCTACGATGGGCGCTGCGTTTATGTGCGCGACAGCACCATTTCCCGCTTCTTCGGGAAGGTCGCCGGGGCGGCCAAACGGGACGGGCGGCGGCATGTGGAGGCAAACCCGGCGATGGATGCCGGGGACCTGATTCGTGCGTTCGACTTCTCTCTGTTCTCGCAGCGCTTCAGTCGCGTGAAGAAGGAGAAGCTGACAGACGACTACCGCAGTTGGACGTTCTACTCATACCTCAAGCGCTCGGCAGAGGCGTTCGGCCCGAAGGGCGACCGCATCTTGAAGCAGGCTCGGGGCTTTGATGACTTCATGAAGGCAAGGGTTTCCGGGGCCATCGTCACGGCGGCAGCCAAACGCAAAGCGCCCGCCAAAACCGCTGCTTGA
- a CDS encoding recombinase family protein, which translates to MRQFVIYRRVSTEEQGRSGLGLEAQSRDVDLYLANYAETPFEVLGEFLDVTSGRDNDRPELNKALDLCRRTGAELLVAKLDRLSRRVSFIAALMDDPKVKLRVASMPNADKFQLHIYAALAEQERDFISLRTKAALAEAKARGQKLGGLRDATGKRNEAIQRDARSFAERVRPIVQPMRASGATLAQIAEALGGAGIATPRGGAWTATQVKRVLDRLDSVA; encoded by the coding sequence GTGCGCCAGTTCGTTATCTACCGCCGTGTCAGCACCGAAGAACAAGGCCGCTCCGGGCTAGGGCTTGAGGCCCAGAGCCGAGACGTTGACCTTTACCTTGCCAACTATGCCGAGACGCCCTTTGAGGTTCTGGGCGAGTTCCTTGACGTGACCTCGGGGCGGGACAACGACAGGCCAGAGTTGAACAAGGCGCTGGACCTGTGCCGCCGCACCGGGGCCGAATTGCTGGTCGCCAAGCTTGACCGCCTCTCCCGCCGCGTGTCCTTCATCGCCGCGCTTATGGATGATCCCAAGGTGAAGCTGCGGGTGGCCTCCATGCCGAACGCGGACAAGTTCCAGCTTCATATCTATGCCGCGCTGGCGGAACAGGAACGGGACTTCATCTCCCTGCGCACCAAGGCCGCGCTTGCCGAGGCGAAGGCCCGGGGTCAGAAGCTAGGAGGGCTGCGTGATGCCACCGGCAAGCGCAATGAGGCTATCCAGCGGGACGCCCGCAGCTTTGCCGAACGGGTGCGCCCGATAGTGCAGCCCATGCGCGCCTCCGGGGCCACCTTGGCGCAGATCGCAGAGGCCCTTGGCGGGGCTGGCATCGCGACACCGCGGGGCGGGGCGTGGACGGCAACGCAGGTCAAGCGGGTGCTGGACCGGCTGGATAGTGTTGCATAA
- a CDS encoding phage antirepressor codes for MNELTTFQFQPAEGTESARPVRTVTIDGEPWFIARDVCDVLGLDNVTKALLSLDPDEKALNNVQSLGGAQTTNIISESGLYALVLRSRRPEAKAFRKWVTATVLPTIRKTGSYVRGEEAFDVTTEAGLAAATMHVMAALQAKADGFKAMYEAAKPKADAFAVIAEATGSMTVTEAAKALKAKRVDLYGFLEHRKWVTKGKGRQATAYALRTGYMDTRTHTDPRGRVRTTPVVTPKGFAYLAQVKAQNRA; via the coding sequence ATGAACGAACTGACGACCTTCCAATTCCAGCCCGCAGAGGGCACCGAAAGCGCCCGCCCGGTGCGCACCGTGACCATCGACGGTGAACCGTGGTTCATTGCCCGCGACGTGTGCGACGTGCTGGGCCTCGACAACGTGACGAAAGCACTCCTGAGCCTCGACCCCGATGAAAAGGCCCTGAATAATGTTCAGTCCCTTGGCGGCGCGCAGACGACAAACATCATCTCGGAAAGCGGCCTCTATGCTCTCGTGCTGCGGTCGCGACGGCCCGAGGCGAAAGCCTTCCGCAAATGGGTCACGGCGACCGTGCTGCCGACGATCCGCAAGACCGGCTCTTACGTTCGCGGCGAAGAAGCCTTTGACGTGACCACCGAGGCTGGCCTTGCTGCCGCGACGATGCACGTCATGGCCGCCCTGCAAGCGAAAGCGGACGGGTTCAAGGCGATGTATGAGGCCGCCAAGCCCAAGGCCGACGCCTTCGCGGTCATCGCAGAGGCCACGGGGTCTATGACCGTCACCGAGGCCGCCAAGGCCCTGAAAGCGAAGCGGGTGGACCTCTACGGCTTCCTTGAACATCGCAAGTGGGTCACGAAGGGCAAGGGGCGTCAGGCCACGGCATACGCCCTGCGCACCGGCTACATGGACACGCGGACCCATACGGACCCCCGAGGGCGCGTCCGCACGACCCCCGTGGTGACCCCCAAGGGCTTCGCCTATCTGGCCCAGGTCAAGGCTCAGAACAGGGCCTAG
- a CDS encoding site-specific integrase, which yields MGMVLKHVERTKSGSWQYRRRVPKEVASVITKREFKRKLGDSEKAALAAYPRYHAEVEREIAEAKRRLAGAAAASSSEASDRAAYAEALRRRADLIERGATEGELELAADSLADSFPQDHFEPIGVPPVERHTINLLRLGPKRYPAPAATLEDAKRLYLEERAKSGEAEEALARFAGQVERIVGHVRAALGSDPVLVDLTRDDARRVRDYMLSRFKDNGEKISPASVARDMNGLKAVINFAATELPLPATFQNPFNKLTLGTVRGRASDGEKRDPLPATVLRKVRERIMGHAKADLGLIWRILEGTGCRLAEVTGLRVEDVATGGEFPHIKVTWHENRRLKTEASRRSVPLVGDALEAAKEALKLPRQGNLLFPDYASERGADAASASLMKHLRTVTKDPKHVVHSLRHNMKDALILAEVATLEQNLILGHALGSVGDRVYGGEVAKLRQTTKAMKKALGVDLSEVDSQHPGEE from the coding sequence ATGGGAATGGTCTTGAAGCATGTAGAGCGCACCAAATCGGGAAGCTGGCAGTATCGCCGGAGAGTTCCCAAAGAGGTCGCATCCGTAATCACCAAGCGCGAGTTCAAGCGCAAGCTGGGTGATTCTGAGAAGGCCGCTCTGGCCGCCTATCCCCGCTACCATGCCGAAGTTGAGCGCGAGATTGCCGAGGCCAAGCGGCGGCTTGCCGGGGCTGCGGCTGCGTCGTCGTCGGAGGCGTCAGACCGGGCGGCCTATGCCGAGGCGCTGCGTCGTCGGGCTGACCTGATCGAGCGCGGCGCGACGGAGGGAGAGTTAGAGCTTGCCGCCGACTCACTGGCCGATAGCTTCCCGCAAGACCATTTTGAGCCTATCGGGGTGCCCCCTGTGGAGCGCCATACGATCAACCTTTTGCGCCTCGGGCCGAAGCGATACCCCGCACCCGCTGCGACGCTCGAAGACGCAAAGCGGCTCTATCTCGAAGAACGGGCCAAGAGCGGCGAAGCAGAGGAGGCACTGGCGCGGTTTGCTGGGCAGGTCGAGCGGATCGTCGGCCACGTCCGCGCTGCCCTCGGGTCTGATCCGGTCCTTGTTGACCTGACGCGTGATGATGCGCGCAGGGTCCGCGATTACATGCTGTCCCGGTTCAAGGACAACGGCGAGAAGATCAGCCCCGCGTCGGTGGCGCGAGACATGAACGGGCTGAAAGCCGTGATCAACTTCGCGGCCACTGAGTTGCCCCTTCCGGCGACCTTTCAGAACCCGTTTAACAAGCTCACTCTGGGCACCGTGCGGGGCCGTGCGTCGGACGGGGAGAAACGTGACCCCCTTCCTGCAACTGTGCTGCGGAAGGTCCGTGAGCGGATCATGGGCCACGCCAAGGCCGACTTGGGGCTGATCTGGCGTATCCTTGAAGGGACCGGATGCCGCCTTGCCGAGGTCACGGGGCTGCGGGTCGAAGACGTGGCGACGGGCGGGGAGTTCCCGCATATCAAGGTCACATGGCACGAAAACAGGCGGCTCAAGACCGAAGCCTCTCGCCGGTCTGTGCCCCTCGTCGGTGACGCTCTGGAAGCCGCCAAGGAGGCCCTTAAGCTGCCCCGGCAGGGCAACCTACTGTTCCCGGACTATGCGTCTGAGCGGGGCGCTGACGCGGCCTCAGCGTCGTTGATGAAGCACCTTCGCACCGTGACCAAAGACCCCAAACACGTTGTCCATTCGCTGCGGCACAACATGAAGGACGCCCTCATTCTGGCCGAGGTGGCGACACTGGAACAAAACCTGATCCTTGGTCACGCCCTCGGGAGTGTCGGGGATCGGGTGTATGGGGGCGAGGTGGCGAAACTGCGGCAGACCACGAAGGCGATGAAGAAGGCCCTCGGGGTGGACCTGTCAGAGGTTGATAGTCAGCACCCAGGGGAGGAATGA
- a CDS encoding extracellular solute-binding protein: MTLSPRALLLTSALLAPLPLAAAELNLYTSREPKLVEPLLSAFTAETGIAVTTVFLKDGLAERVAAEGAASPADVLMAVDAGNMADLAAKGLTQAIDSEAVLAAVPKELRDPENQWVALSMRARVVYAAKDLGLTAITYEELADPKWAGKICIRSGQHPYNTGLFAAYLAHHGSAATETWLTGLKANLARKPGGGDRDGAKDILGGICDIAVANSYYVGLMRTNEKEPEQKAWGEAITVLLPSFKDGGTHVNISGAAIAKHAPHKAEAVKLLEYLTSDAAQKLYAEANFEYPVKGGAELAPIVAAFGTLTVDPLPLTEVVKNRKEASALVDKVGFDN, from the coding sequence ATGACCCTTTCCCCGCGCGCCCTGCTTCTGACCTCGGCCCTGCTTGCCCCCCTGCCCCTCGCGGCGGCCGAGCTCAATCTTTACACCTCGCGCGAGCCGAAACTGGTCGAGCCGCTGCTTTCTGCCTTCACCGCCGAAACCGGGATCGCCGTCACCACCGTCTTCCTCAAGGACGGGCTGGCCGAGCGCGTCGCGGCCGAGGGCGCGGCCTCGCCCGCCGATGTGCTGATGGCGGTCGATGCCGGCAACATGGCCGATCTGGCCGCCAAGGGCCTGACGCAAGCCATTGACTCCGAAGCCGTTCTGGCCGCCGTGCCGAAAGAGCTGCGCGACCCGGAAAACCAGTGGGTGGCGCTGTCGATGCGGGCACGCGTCGTTTATGCCGCCAAGGATCTGGGCCTGACCGCGATCACCTATGAAGAACTTGCCGATCCGAAATGGGCGGGCAAGATCTGCATCCGCTCGGGCCAGCACCCCTACAACACCGGGCTTTTCGCCGCCTATCTGGCGCATCACGGCAGCGCTGCGACCGAGACCTGGCTGACCGGGCTCAAGGCCAATCTGGCGCGCAAGCCCGGCGGCGGCGACCGTGACGGCGCCAAGGACATCCTGGGCGGCATCTGCGACATCGCGGTGGCGAATTCCTATTACGTCGGGCTGATGCGGACGAACGAGAAAGAGCCCGAGCAGAAGGCCTGGGGCGAGGCGATCACCGTGCTTTTGCCCAGCTTCAAGGACGGCGGCACGCATGTGAACATCTCGGGCGCGGCGATTGCGAAACACGCGCCGCACAAGGCCGAAGCGGTGAAACTGCTCGAATATCTCACCTCGGATGCGGCGCAAAAACTCTATGCCGAGGCGAATTTCGAATATCCGGTCAAGGGCGGGGCGGAGCTGGCGCCGATCGTCGCCGCCTTTGGTACGCTGACGGTCGATCCGCTGCCGCTGACCGAGGTGGTGAAAAACCGCAAGGAAGCCAGCGCGCTTGTCGACAAGGTCGGTTTCGACAACTGA
- a CDS encoding ABC transporter permease yields MAVTDLAPRLPGRLRPRPLPGGGSIWLWAAGGIAALVLAPVAALLWQAAQGSDGLWGHLWAYVLAPALGQTVILLAGVGIVVTVLGTTLAWLVAAHDFPGRRLLDWALLLPLAVPSYIIAFVYLEVTHPLGPLQDGLRALLGYASPREFRLPDIRSMPGAILLLGLVLYPYVYLPVRAMFAMQAAGLLEAGRMLGCTRRGLLWRLALPLARPAIAAGASLALMETLNDIGAAEFLGVRTLTVSIYATWVTRSDLPGAAQIALVMLAVVAALVALERFARRRQRFAGGAQRMRPLVPVRLTGLRGFAALGLGLVPVLLGFGVPLAWLLSEAVTRIAETGISAQLRAEMRATLLLATAATVAVVAGGLVVALTARLCPGGPGALIGRLASLGYAMPGTVVALGVLVPVGALDRLLDAAARAALGQGTGLVLIGSGLALGYAYLVRFLAIAVGGCENGLAQIPRALDQAARSLGHGPAASLRRLHLPLLRPALIAAALLVFVDTMKELSATLLLRPLGVETLATHLYGEAARGSHEDGAIAGLAIVAVGILPVIALARLAQRRGA; encoded by the coding sequence ATGGCCGTGACCGATCTGGCCCCGCGCCTGCCCGGGCGCCTGCGCCCCCGCCCCCTCCCGGGGGGCGGGTCGATCTGGCTTTGGGCGGCGGGCGGCATCGCCGCGCTGGTGCTGGCGCCGGTGGCGGCGCTGCTTTGGCAGGCGGCGCAGGGCTCGGACGGGCTTTGGGGCCATCTGTGGGCCTATGTGCTGGCGCCCGCGCTGGGGCAGACGGTGATCCTGCTGGCCGGGGTCGGGATCGTCGTCACGGTTCTGGGCACCACGCTCGCCTGGCTGGTGGCGGCGCATGACTTTCCGGGCCGCAGGCTGCTGGATTGGGCGCTGCTTTTGCCGCTGGCCGTGCCAAGTTACATCATCGCCTTCGTCTATCTGGAGGTGACCCATCCGCTCGGCCCGCTGCAAGACGGGCTGCGGGCGCTTTTGGGCTACGCCTCGCCGCGGGAGTTCCGGCTGCCCGACATCCGCTCGATGCCGGGGGCGATTTTGCTTTTGGGGCTGGTGCTTTATCCCTATGTCTACCTGCCGGTGCGGGCGATGTTCGCGATGCAGGCGGCGGGGCTTCTGGAGGCCGGGCGGATGCTGGGTTGCACGCGGCGGGGGCTGCTGTGGCGGCTGGCGCTGCCGCTGGCCCGTCCGGCGATCGCGGCGGGGGCAAGTCTGGCGCTGATGGAGACGCTCAACGACATCGGCGCGGCCGAGTTTCTGGGCGTGCGCACGCTGACCGTGTCGATCTATGCCACCTGGGTCACGCGCTCGGACCTGCCGGGGGCGGCGCAGATCGCGCTGGTCATGCTGGCCGTGGTGGCGGCGCTGGTGGCGCTCGAACGCTTCGCCCGGCGCAGGCAGCGCTTTGCGGGCGGGGCGCAACGGATGCGCCCGCTGGTGCCGGTGCGGCTGACGGGGCTGCGCGGCTTTGCGGCGCTGGGGCTGGGGCTGGTGCCGGTCCTGCTGGGCTTTGGCGTGCCGCTGGCCTGGCTTTTGTCCGAGGCCGTGACGCGGATCGCCGAGACCGGGATTTCCGCGCAGCTGCGCGCCGAGATGCGGGCGACGCTGCTTTTGGCGACGGCGGCGACGGTGGCGGTCGTGGCGGGGGGGCTGGTGGTGGCGCTGACGGCGCGGCTGTGCCCCGGCGGGCCGGGCGCGCTGATCGGGCGGCTGGCGAGCCTTGGCTATGCGATGCCCGGAACCGTGGTGGCATTGGGCGTGCTGGTGCCGGTGGGGGCGCTGGACCGGCTGCTCGACGCGGCGGCGCGGGCGGCTCTGGGTCAGGGCACCGGGCTGGTGCTGATCGGCTCGGGGCTGGCTTTGGGCTATGCCTATCTGGTGCGGTTTCTGGCGATCGCTGTGGGCGGCTGCGAAAACGGTCTGGCGCAGATCCCGCGCGCGCTCGATCAGGCGGCGCGCAGTCTGGGCCATGGTCCGGCGGCCAGCCTGCGCCGGTTGCATCTGCCGCTTCTGCGCCCGGCCCTGATCGCTGCCGCGCTGCTCGTCTTTGTCGACACGATGAAGGAGCTTTCGGCCACGCTTCTGCTGCGCCCGCTGGGGGTCGAGACCTTGGCCACCCATCTTTATGGCGAGGCGGCGCGGGGCAGCCACGAAGACGGCGCCATCGCGGGCCTTGCCATCGTCGCCGTGGGCATCCTGCCGGTGATCGCGCTGGCGCGGCTGGCGCAGCGGCGGGGCGCCTAA
- a CDS encoding MBL fold metallo-hydrolase: MEDLEPGVRRLVAPNPSALTQRGTCSYVLGRGAVAVLDPGPADPGHLRALLDRLAPGERVAAILVSHAHLDHSAAARPLADLTGAPVFAFGDAAAGRSAAMRALAKAGLAGGGEGVDAGFRPDETLADGEGLALGDWSVTALHTPGHFGNHLCFAMGEAVFTADVVMGWSTTLISPPDGDLEAYFTSLDRLAGQGARVFYPGHGDPVPDPAARLAELAAHRQARTAQILQALTEGPATLSTLTGRVYADTPAALHRAASRNLFAHLVALVGQGRVVADPGLAVTAVFARAG; the protein is encoded by the coding sequence ATGGAGGATCTGGAACCGGGCGTGCGGCGGCTTGTGGCGCCCAACCCTTCGGCGCTGACGCAGCGGGGCACCTGTTCCTATGTGCTGGGTCGGGGCGCGGTGGCGGTGCTGGATCCCGGGCCCGCCGATCCGGGGCATCTGCGCGCGCTGCTCGACCGCCTTGCCCCGGGCGAGCGGGTGGCGGCGATTCTGGTCAGCCATGCGCATCTCGATCATTCCGCGGCGGCGCGGCCGCTGGCCGATCTGACCGGGGCGCCGGTCTTCGCCTTTGGCGATGCGGCGGCGGGGCGCTCGGCCGCGATGCGGGCGCTGGCCAAGGCCGGGCTGGCGGGCGGCGGCGAGGGGGTGGATGCGGGCTTTCGCCCCGATGAGACGCTGGCGGATGGCGAGGGGCTGGCGCTGGGCGACTGGTCGGTGACGGCGCTGCACACGCCGGGGCATTTCGGCAACCACCTGTGTTTCGCGATGGGCGAGGCGGTCTTCACCGCCGATGTGGTGATGGGCTGGTCGACGACGCTGATCTCGCCGCCCGATGGCGATCTGGAGGCTTATTTCACCTCGCTTGACCGGCTGGCGGGGCAGGGGGCGCGGGTGTTCTATCCCGGCCATGGCGATCCGGTGCCCGATCCCGCGGCGCGGCTGGCCGAGCTTGCGGCGCATCGGCAGGCCCGCACGGCGCAGATCCTGCAGGCCCTGACCGAGGGGCCCGCGACGCTTTCCACGCTGACCGGACGGGTCTATGCCGATACGCCCGCGGCCCTGCACCGGGCGGCGTCGCGCAATCTTTTCGCGCATCTGGTGGCACTGGTCGGGCAGGGCCGGGTGGTGGCGGATCCGGGTCTGGCGGTGACCGCGGTCTTTGCCCGCGCCGGTTAG
- a CDS encoding ATP-binding protein yields the protein MNFAWLKHFLPRGLYGRAALILILPVVTIQLVVSVVFIQRHFERVTEQMTTSMLREIALVIDRAETAETQAQAATRMAELAQALDLQLDLPAPRPVPAADRREITDFTGLTVQSTLRAGLPGMIALDLTAGGRVQLWVATRHGPLYIGFPRIWVSASNPHQLLVLMVFVSVLMTLIAFLFLRNQLRPIQRLARAAEAFGKGQVAPYRPTGALEVRAAGKAFLEMRDRIERQTESRRLMLSGISHDLRTPLTRLRLGLSMLPEEPETEAEIAAMARDVTEMGKMIDAFLNVAREEAMAGEPERVEICAFVAHVVEDAVRAGQPVQLVACPDAPVQAVLRPDALRRALENLIGNAVRYGTRAEVSVTVRPRSLRLVIEDDGPGIPAERREEAMRPFTRLDPARNQDRGQGVGLGLAIAADIARGHGGSLTLLEGKRLGGLAAELSLPL from the coding sequence ATGAATTTCGCTTGGCTCAAACACTTCCTGCCGCGCGGTCTTTACGGCCGGGCCGCGCTGATCCTGATCCTGCCCGTCGTCACCATCCAGCTGGTCGTCTCGGTCGTGTTCATCCAGCGCCATTTCGAGCGCGTGACCGAGCAGATGACCACCTCGATGCTGCGCGAGATCGCGCTGGTGATCGACCGCGCCGAGACCGCCGAGACCCAGGCCCAGGCCGCGACGCGGATGGCCGAGCTGGCACAGGCGCTGGATCTGCAGCTGGACCTGCCCGCGCCCCGGCCCGTTCCCGCCGCCGACCGGCGCGAGATCACCGATTTCACCGGGCTGACCGTGCAATCGACGCTGCGCGCGGGCCTGCCGGGGATGATCGCGCTGGATCTGACCGCGGGCGGGCGGGTGCAGCTTTGGGTCGCGACGCGGCACGGGCCGCTTTACATCGGCTTTCCGCGGATCTGGGTCTCGGCCTCCAATCCGCATCAGCTGCTGGTGCTGATGGTCTTCGTCTCGGTGCTGATGACGCTGATCGCGTTTTTGTTTCTGCGCAACCAGTTGCGGCCGATCCAGCGGCTGGCCCGCGCCGCCGAGGCCTTCGGCAAGGGCCAGGTCGCGCCCTATCGCCCCACCGGCGCGCTGGAGGTGCGGGCGGCGGGCAAGGCCTTTCTGGAAATGCGCGACCGGATCGAACGGCAGACCGAAAGCCGCCGGCTGATGCTGTCGGGGATCAGCCACGATCTGCGCACGCCGCTGACCCGGCTGCGGCTGGGTCTTTCGATGCTGCCCGAAGAGCCCGAGACCGAGGCCGAGATCGCCGCGATGGCGCGCGACGTGACCGAGATGGGCAAGATGATCGACGCCTTCCTGAATGTCGCGCGCGAAGAGGCGATGGCGGGCGAGCCCGAACGGGTGGAGATCTGCGCCTTTGTCGCGCACGTGGTCGAAGATGCCGTGCGCGCCGGGCAGCCGGTGCAGCTGGTGGCCTGCCCCGATGCGCCGGTGCAGGCGGTGCTGCGCCCCGATGCGCTGCGCCGGGCGCTGGAAAACCTGATCGGCAATGCGGTGCGCTATGGCACCCGGGCCGAGGTTTCGGTCACGGTGCGCCCGCGCAGCCTGCGGCTGGTGATCGAGGATGACGGCCCCGGCATCCCCGCCGAGCGGCGCGAAGAGGCGATGCGGCCTTTCACCCGGCTGGATCCCGCGCGCAATCAGGACCGCGGTCAGGGCGTCGGGCTGGGGCTGGCGATCGCCGCCGACATCGCCCGCGGCCATGGCGGCAGCCTGACCCTGCTCGAGGGCAAGCGTCTGGGCGGGCTGGCGGCGGAACTGTCGCTGCCGCTTTAG